From a region of the Thiorhodovibrio winogradskyi genome:
- a CDS encoding iron-containing alcohol dehydrogenase encodes MTPFSIARLPSIEFGAGARAKLPALVRRFGQRALLVSGGASLIDGPFWPDLAQGFADAGVLLSQCRIIGEPSPRLIDDSVRAWRDAGIEVVIAIGGGSALDAGKAIAGLLPGGGSVLDYLEGVGPELPYRGPALPLIAVPTTAGTGSEATKNAVLSVRGPNGYKKSFRDEQLVAAAAVVDPDFLATCPPAVIAGNGMDALTQLLEAYVSARANPLCDALALDGLRRVRDGLPPLARDPGDAAARANMAYAALLSGVVLAQTGLGSVHGLASPLGALFPIPHGVVCGTLVAAATRVNLQALREREPAHPVLAKYARLGRLLSAEPHEEALVGHDPGADAAAADSLVALLEDWTKDLALPRLGALGVTPADHAQIVACSRGSSMKTNPIVLTDAEIGAILSARQ; translated from the coding sequence ATGACCCCTTTTAGCATCGCCCGTTTACCCAGTATTGAATTCGGCGCCGGCGCGCGCGCCAAGCTGCCGGCACTGGTGCGTCGGTTCGGACAGCGCGCACTGCTAGTCAGCGGCGGCGCATCCTTGATCGATGGTCCCTTCTGGCCCGACCTCGCGCAAGGCTTCGCCGATGCCGGCGTATTACTCAGCCAGTGCCGGATCATCGGCGAACCCTCGCCGAGGCTGATCGATGACAGCGTGCGCGCCTGGCGCGACGCCGGCATTGAGGTGGTCATCGCCATCGGCGGCGGCAGCGCGCTCGACGCCGGCAAAGCCATAGCCGGTCTGCTGCCGGGTGGCGGCTCGGTCCTGGATTATCTCGAAGGCGTCGGCCCCGAATTACCCTATCGCGGCCCGGCGCTGCCGCTGATCGCGGTGCCCACCACCGCCGGCACCGGCTCGGAGGCGACCAAGAACGCGGTACTGAGCGTGCGGGGACCGAATGGCTATAAGAAATCCTTCCGCGACGAGCAGCTGGTGGCCGCGGCGGCGGTGGTCGATCCGGACTTTCTCGCCACCTGCCCGCCGGCGGTGATTGCCGGCAATGGCATGGATGCCCTGACCCAATTGCTTGAAGCCTATGTCTCGGCGCGCGCCAATCCGCTGTGCGATGCTTTGGCGCTCGACGGGCTGCGCCGCGTGCGCGACGGGCTGCCGCCGCTGGCGCGCGATCCGGGCGACGCCGCGGCGCGCGCCAACATGGCCTATGCCGCGCTGCTCTCGGGCGTGGTGCTGGCTCAGACCGGGCTTGGCAGTGTGCATGGCCTGGCCTCGCCCTTGGGCGCCCTGTTCCCGATTCCCCATGGCGTGGTGTGCGGCACCCTGGTCGCCGCCGCCACCCGGGTCAATCTCCAGGCCTTGCGCGAGCGCGAACCCGCGCATCCGGTGCTCGCGAAATACGCCCGCCTTGGCCGCCTGCTGAGCGCGGAGCCACATGAGGAGGCATTGGTGGGCCATGATCCCGGCGCCGATGCAGCCGCCGCCGACTCACTGGTCGCGCTGCTCGAGGACTGGACGAAAGACCTGGCGCTGCCGCGCCTGGGCGCCCTGGGCGTGACGCCAGCCGATCACGCACAAATCGTAGCCTGCAGTCGCGGGTCGAGCATGAAGACCAACCCGATCGTCCTGACGGATGCCGAGATTGGCGCCATTCTGAGCGCGCGTCAGTAG
- a CDS encoding IS110 family RNA-guided transposase: MTTAAVQTPKTTLYLALELSNKTWKLGFSNGEKIRIKTIEARDLPALREQIEIAQGKLGLSADCVIESVYEAGRDGFWIHRILESWGIHSRVVDSASIQVNRKKRRVKTDRVDVEALLVQLMRYLGGEKKALAVVNVPSAEAEDRMRVDRERERLIHERGAHSSRMKSLFVAQGLVIERLNDSLIENLDHLCTATGEPLGADLKEEIRREYQRYCLADEQIRAIEQEQKRRVEQATDAAYEQIARMLELKGIGWVSSWVLVMEFFSWRGFRNRQQLAACAGLTPTPYASGDDQRDQGISKAGNRRIRALMVELSWLWLRYQPDSALSRWYRERFAKGGKRMRRIGIVALARKLLIALWRYLEQGEIPDGAVLKAG, encoded by the coding sequence ATGACCACTGCCGCTGTCCAAACGCCGAAGACCACCCTCTATCTGGCCCTCGAGCTGAGCAACAAGACCTGGAAGCTTGGCTTCAGCAACGGCGAGAAGATCCGGATCAAGACCATCGAAGCGCGGGATCTTCCCGCGTTGCGCGAGCAGATCGAGATCGCCCAGGGGAAGCTTGGACTCAGCGCGGATTGTGTCATTGAAAGCGTTTACGAAGCCGGGCGGGATGGCTTCTGGATTCATCGCATCTTGGAATCCTGGGGGATTCACAGCCGTGTGGTCGACTCGGCCAGCATCCAGGTCAACCGCAAGAAGCGGCGCGTGAAGACCGACCGGGTCGACGTCGAAGCCCTGCTGGTGCAGCTCATGCGTTATCTTGGCGGAGAGAAAAAAGCCCTCGCGGTGGTGAACGTCCCCAGTGCCGAGGCCGAGGATCGGATGCGAGTTGATCGCGAGCGCGAGCGGCTGATCCACGAACGTGGCGCCCACAGCTCACGGATGAAATCCCTGTTCGTCGCCCAAGGACTGGTCATCGAGCGCCTCAACGACTCGCTGATCGAAAACCTCGATCACCTATGCACCGCCACCGGCGAGCCCCTCGGCGCCGACCTCAAAGAAGAGATCCGCCGCGAATATCAGCGCTATTGCTTGGCTGATGAGCAAATCCGCGCCATCGAGCAAGAACAAAAGCGCCGCGTCGAGCAAGCCACCGACGCGGCCTATGAGCAAATCGCGCGCATGCTCGAGCTCAAAGGCATCGGCTGGGTTTCGAGCTGGGTCTTGGTCATGGAATTCTTCAGCTGGCGCGGCTTTCGCAACCGCCAGCAGCTGGCCGCCTGTGCCGGGCTGACCCCCACGCCCTATGCCAGTGGTGATGACCAGCGCGACCAAGGCATCAGCAAGGCTGGCAACCGACGCATCCGTGCCCTCATGGTCGAGCTGTCCTGGCTATGGCTGCGCTACCAGCCCGACAGCGCCCTGAGTCGCTGGTACCGCGAGCGCTTTGCCAAGGGCGGCAAACGCATGCGGCGCATCGGCATCGTCGCCCTGGCGCGCAAGCTGCTCATCGCCCTGTGGCGCTATCTCGAACAGGGCGAGATCCCGGACGGCGCGGTGCTCAAAGCCGGCTAA